TAATAGCCTCTGGAGCTAACCCCTGTTGATGGAGCCGCTGCACTACCTGGCGTAACTGAGCGATCGCCTGCTCTGCCCGTTGAGCTTCCTGCTCTGCCCGTTGAGCTTCCTGCTCTGCCCGTTGAGCTTCCT
This genomic stretch from Cyanobacteriota bacterium harbors:
- a CDS encoding Uma2 family endonuclease; amino-acid sequence: EAQRAEQEAQRAEQEAQRAEQAIAQLRQVVQRLHQQGLAPEAISELTGLSIADIERYRH